A genome region from Mesorhizobium sp. B2-1-8 includes the following:
- a CDS encoding AbrB/MazE/SpoVT family DNA-binding domain-containing protein gives MKTIVRKLDDGSGVVILPQEMLDNLNMRVGDQFQIIETDDCGILRPVRSDVERQMRAARDVMDQYEAALQSMAK, from the coding sequence GTGAAGACTATTGTCCGCAAGCTCGACGACGGATCAGGTGTCGTGATCTTGCCGCAGGAAATGCTGGACAACCTGAACATGCGAGTAGGCGATCAATTCCAGATCATCGAAACCGATGACTGCGGCATTCTAAGACCGGTGAGAAGTGACGTCGAACGGCAGATGCGCGCTGCTCGTGATGTCATGGACCAGTATGAGGCCGCATTGCAAAGTATGGCCAAGTAG
- the greA gene encoding transcription elongation factor GreA has protein sequence MSRAFTREEDSENAIAGVGERPISTHRNLVTERGLAQIEDNLADLRDIMAKAERKADRERIAVVSRDLRYWTARRESAELSVPEPGSDVVRFGMGVTLESDDGKKVHWKIVGEDEANPAKGSISHVSPMAVALFGKKLGDVASVNGKEWEIVKLSES, from the coding sequence ATGAGCAGAGCTTTTACCCGCGAAGAAGACAGCGAGAATGCCATCGCCGGCGTTGGCGAGCGGCCGATCAGCACGCACCGTAACCTTGTGACGGAGCGCGGCCTGGCGCAGATCGAGGACAATCTGGCCGATCTGCGCGATATCATGGCGAAAGCGGAGCGGAAAGCCGACCGCGAGCGCATCGCGGTCGTGTCGCGCGATCTTCGCTATTGGACCGCGCGGCGCGAGAGTGCCGAGCTTTCCGTGCCTGAGCCCGGCAGCGATGTCGTCCGCTTCGGCATGGGAGTCACGCTGGAAAGTGATGATGGCAAGAAGGTGCACTGGAAGATCGTCGGCGAGGACGAAGCCAATCCAGCCAAGGGCAGCATTTCGCATGTCTCGCCGATGGCGGTCGCGCTGTTTGGCAAGAAGCTCGGCGACGTCGCCAGCGTCAACGGCAAGGAGTGGGAGATCGTCAAGCTCTCGGAGAGTTGA
- a CDS encoding TIGR03808 family TAT-translocated repetitive protein, with translation MLNRRTLLTQTAGFAVMGLALGKATAASLTGIEKASMRGSINATELGVQPGTFDDQSKAFAKLLRDANGRDMPVFLPPGTYVVSNLSLPGRVRLSGVPGATRIVYGGDGHLFMTEQADHIELSGLVFDGSNRSMGDYAQGLLDLRRVAHLMVDNCQITGSGKNGLALEHAVGRIERSDISGAADAGIYSVEAGGLAISGNTVSDCANGGILVHRWQAAEDGTMVTGNRVEHIGARSGGTGQNGNGINAFRAGNVVISGNVVSDCAFSAIRANSSSNLQISGNTCSRSGETAVYSEFSFEGAVISNNIVDGAANGISIVNFNEGGRMGVCSGNIVRNLSTSVPYTADPPGFGVGIAVEADTIASNNVIENAPLYGMSIGWGPYLRNVVATGNIIRKAGTGIVVSVVEGAGTAVISDNVIDGALNGAVVGQRWAEPVTADLTQTSSSGYAHLSVERNRVS, from the coding sequence ATGTTGAACAGACGAACGTTGCTGACGCAAACCGCCGGCTTTGCCGTCATGGGCCTTGCGCTCGGCAAGGCGACAGCCGCCAGCCTGACGGGCATCGAGAAAGCCTCGATGCGCGGCTCGATCAACGCCACCGAACTTGGCGTGCAGCCGGGTACGTTTGACGACCAGAGCAAGGCCTTCGCCAAGCTGCTGCGCGACGCGAACGGCCGCGACATGCCGGTCTTCCTGCCGCCCGGCACCTATGTGGTGTCCAATCTCTCGCTGCCCGGCCGCGTGCGTCTTTCCGGCGTGCCGGGTGCCACGCGGATCGTCTACGGCGGCGACGGCCATCTGTTCATGACCGAACAGGCCGACCATATCGAACTCAGCGGGCTGGTCTTCGACGGCTCGAACCGCTCGATGGGCGACTACGCACAGGGGCTGCTCGATTTGCGCCGGGTCGCGCACCTGATGGTGGATAACTGCCAGATCACAGGCAGCGGCAAGAACGGGCTGGCGCTGGAACATGCGGTGGGCCGGATCGAGCGCTCGGACATATCCGGGGCCGCCGATGCCGGCATCTATTCAGTCGAAGCCGGAGGCCTGGCAATTTCAGGCAACACCGTCTCCGATTGCGCCAATGGCGGCATCCTGGTGCATCGCTGGCAAGCGGCGGAAGACGGCACCATGGTCACCGGCAACCGCGTCGAACACATTGGCGCGCGCAGCGGGGGTACCGGCCAGAACGGCAACGGCATCAATGCCTTCCGCGCCGGAAATGTCGTCATCTCGGGCAATGTGGTTTCGGACTGCGCTTTTTCGGCGATCCGGGCCAACAGTTCCAGCAATTTGCAGATATCGGGCAACACCTGCTCACGCTCGGGCGAGACCGCGGTCTATTCCGAATTCTCGTTCGAGGGCGCCGTCATCAGCAACAATATCGTCGATGGTGCGGCCAACGGCATCTCGATCGTCAACTTCAACGAAGGCGGCCGCATGGGTGTCTGCTCCGGCAACATCGTGCGCAATTTGTCGACCAGCGTCCCCTACACAGCGGACCCGCCAGGGTTCGGTGTCGGCATTGCCGTCGAAGCCGACACCATCGCTTCCAACAACGTCATCGAGAACGCGCCGCTCTATGGCATGTCGATCGGCTGGGGGCCGTATCTGCGCAATGTCGTGGCCACCGGCAACATCATCCGCAAGGCAGGCACCGGCATCGTCGTCAGCGTGGTCGAGGGTGCCGGCACTGCCGTCATTTCCGACAATGTCATCGATGGTGCGCTGAACGGGGCCGTCGTCGGGCAGCGCTGGGCGGAGCCGGTAACAGCTGACCTCACCCAGACCAGCAGCAGCGGTTATGCGCATCTGTCCGTCGAGCGCAACCGCGTCAGCTGA
- a CDS encoding asparaginase: MTNPVLIEVLRGAIVESAHRGAVAVFDADGKPVLEIGDTSKPVFPRSAVKAIQALPLVETGAADAYGFGNRELALACASHSGEPAHVELARSMLARAGLDGSALECGTHWPSNHGAEIALARAGGSPNALHNNCSGKHSGFLCTCVHSGIAHRGYVRPDHALQEMVRDAMQAVTGAVHGADERAIDGCSIPTYAVPLRSFALGFARMATAQGFGPERAKAAKRLLSACMAEPFFVAGTGRADLALMEAAPGRIFAKGGAEGVHCAAIPELGLGIAVKCDDGAGRAGDAIAAAVLARLLRADEALAAKLLELANAPIESRIGAKVGALRPTPALN, translated from the coding sequence ATGACAAATCCGGTTCTGATCGAGGTTTTGCGCGGCGCCATTGTCGAGAGCGCCCATCGCGGTGCCGTCGCCGTCTTCGATGCCGACGGCAAGCCGGTCCTGGAGATCGGCGACACTTCGAAGCCGGTCTTTCCCCGTTCCGCCGTCAAGGCGATCCAGGCCCTGCCGCTTGTCGAAACGGGTGCTGCCGATGCGTACGGCTTCGGCAACCGCGAACTGGCGCTGGCCTGTGCCTCCCATTCCGGCGAGCCTGCGCATGTCGAACTGGCGCGGTCCATGCTGGCCAGGGCTGGGTTGGACGGGTCGGCACTCGAATGCGGGACCCACTGGCCCTCGAACCATGGCGCGGAGATTGCGCTCGCGCGTGCCGGCGGTTCGCCAAATGCGCTGCATAACAATTGTTCCGGCAAGCATTCCGGATTCTTATGCACCTGCGTCCATTCAGGCATCGCGCATCGCGGTTATGTGAGACCGGATCACGCTCTGCAGGAAATGGTGCGCGACGCCATGCAGGCAGTCACCGGCGCTGTCCACGGTGCCGACGAACGCGCGATCGACGGCTGCTCGATCCCGACCTATGCGGTGCCGCTGAGGAGTTTCGCGCTCGGCTTTGCCCGCATGGCCACGGCACAGGGCTTTGGCCCGGAGCGGGCAAAGGCTGCGAAGCGCCTGCTCTCCGCCTGTATGGCGGAGCCGTTCTTCGTCGCCGGCACCGGCCGTGCCGATCTTGCCTTGATGGAGGCAGCACCTGGCCGAATCTTTGCGAAAGGCGGAGCCGAGGGCGTCCATTGTGCCGCAATTCCGGAACTCGGCCTCGGTATCGCCGTCAAATGCGATGACGGTGCCGGGCGCGCCGGCGACGCCATCGCCGCCGCCGTGCTCGCCAGGCTGCTGCGGGCGGACGAGGCCTTGGCGGCGAAGCTGCTCGAACTGGCGAACGCGCCGATCGAAAGCCGGATTGGCGCCAAGGTCGGGGCACTGAGGCCGACGCCGGCCTTGAATTGA
- a CDS encoding acetyl-CoA acetyltransferase: protein MTACIVGWAHSRFGKLEGETLENLIVKVATDALDHAGIGPDEVDEIVLGHFNAGFSPQDFTASLVLQADDRLRFKPATRVENACATGSAAVRQGIRAIDANAARIVLVVGAEQMTTTPGPEIGKNLLKASYLPEDGETPAGFAGVFGKIAQAYFQRYGDQSDALAMIAAKNHKNGVDNPYAQMRKDFGYEFCRQESEKNPFVAGPLKRTDCSLVSDGAAALILADTATALKMRRAVAFRANEHVQDFLPMSKRDILTFEGCEQAWTRALKNAGVTLDDLSFVETHDCFTIAELIEYEAMGLAKPGEGAKLALDGTTAKDGRLPVNPSGGLKAKGHPIGATGVSMHVLTAMQLVGEAGGIQVPGAKLGGIFNMGGAAVANYVSILDRIR from the coding sequence ATGACCGCATGCATCGTTGGCTGGGCGCATTCGCGCTTCGGCAAGCTCGAGGGTGAAACGCTCGAAAACCTGATCGTCAAGGTCGCGACGGACGCGCTCGATCATGCCGGCATCGGTCCGGACGAGGTCGACGAGATCGTGCTTGGCCATTTCAACGCCGGCTTTTCGCCGCAGGATTTCACGGCAAGTCTGGTGCTCCAGGCGGACGACCGGTTGCGCTTCAAGCCGGCCACGCGCGTCGAGAACGCCTGCGCCACCGGTTCGGCCGCCGTCCGGCAGGGCATTCGCGCCATCGACGCAAACGCCGCCCGGATCGTGCTGGTGGTCGGAGCCGAGCAGATGACGACGACGCCCGGGCCGGAAATCGGCAAGAACCTGCTCAAGGCGTCCTATCTGCCCGAGGACGGCGAGACGCCGGCCGGCTTTGCCGGCGTCTTCGGCAAGATCGCGCAGGCTTATTTTCAACGCTATGGCGACCAGTCGGATGCGCTCGCCATGATTGCCGCCAAGAACCACAAGAATGGCGTCGACAATCCCTATGCGCAGATGCGCAAGGATTTCGGCTATGAATTCTGCAGGCAGGAGAGCGAAAAGAACCCCTTCGTCGCCGGTCCGCTGAAGCGCACCGACTGCTCGCTGGTTTCCGACGGTGCCGCAGCCCTTATCCTTGCCGACACGGCAACGGCGCTGAAGATGCGCCGTGCCGTCGCCTTCCGCGCCAACGAGCATGTGCAGGATTTCCTGCCGATGTCGAAGCGCGACATCCTGACCTTCGAAGGTTGCGAACAGGCCTGGACCCGCGCGCTGAAGAATGCCGGCGTGACGCTCGATGATCTCTCCTTCGTCGAAACGCATGACTGCTTCACCATCGCCGAATTGATCGAATATGAGGCGATGGGGTTGGCGAAGCCCGGTGAGGGCGCCAAATTGGCGCTGGATGGCACGACGGCAAAGGACGGCCGCCTGCCGGTCAATCCCTCCGGTGGCCTGAAGGCCAAGGGCCATCCGATCGGCGCCACCGGCGTCTCCATGCATGTCTTGACCGCCATGCAGCTTGTCGGCGAAGCCGGCGGCATCCAGGTGCCGGGAGCGAAACTCGGCGGCATCTTCAACATGGGCGGTGCGGCTGTCGCCAACTACGTTTCCATTCTGGACCGGATCAGATAG
- the betI gene encoding choline-responsive transcriptional repressor BetI has protein sequence MPKVGMEPLRRKALIDATISAIGERGSLDVTMSEIAGRAGVSSALAHHYFGAKDELLFATMRHILAELTTDMRRALQSATSPRKRVSAVVAVNFSDIQFQAETIAAWLAFYVEAQQSSSLRRLLRIYARRLHSNLMSGLTGILPRTEADRAAEATAAMIDGLYIRRALKDGVPDAATAIALVEDYLETKLGGRHKQ, from the coding sequence ATGCCAAAAGTCGGAATGGAGCCATTGCGCCGCAAGGCGCTCATCGACGCGACGATCTCGGCGATCGGCGAGCGTGGCTCGCTTGACGTGACCATGTCCGAGATTGCCGGGCGCGCCGGTGTGTCTTCAGCTCTTGCCCATCACTATTTCGGCGCCAAGGATGAGCTGCTGTTCGCGACGATGCGGCACATCCTGGCTGAACTGACCACCGACATGCGCCGCGCGCTTCAATCCGCCACTTCCCCGCGCAAGCGCGTCTCGGCCGTGGTCGCCGTCAACTTTTCCGACATCCAGTTCCAGGCGGAGACCATCGCCGCATGGCTCGCCTTCTATGTCGAGGCGCAGCAGTCGTCCTCGCTGCGCCGGCTGCTCAGAATCTACGCAAGGCGGCTGCATTCGAACCTGATGAGCGGATTGACCGGCATCCTGCCCAGGACCGAAGCCGACCGCGCCGCGGAAGCGACGGCGGCGATGATCGACGGGCTCTACATCAGGCGCGCGCTGAAGGATGGCGTGCCCGACGCCGCGACCGCGATCGCGCTGGTCGAGGATTATCTCGAAACCAAACTTGGCGGACGGCACAAACAGTGA
- the betC gene encoding choline-sulfatase, which translates to MTAKRPNFLIIMVDQLNGTFFPDGPAEFLHTPHLKALAARSARFANNYTASPLCAPGRASFMSGQLPSRTGVYDNAAEFTSSIPTFAHHLRAAGYYTCLSGKMHFVGPDQLHGFEERLTTDIYPADFGWTPDYRKPGERIEWWYHNLGSVTGAGVAETTNQMEYDDEVVFLASQKLYQLSREQDDASHRPWCLTVSLSHPHDPYVARKQYWDLYEHCQALDPETGFIAHDDQDTHSQRLYHASDYPSFDITPQQVRRSRRGYFANISYVDDKVGELLDVLTRTRMLDDTIILFCSDHGDMLGERGLWFKMSFFEGSARVPLMIAGKGIRAGLIEAPVSNLDVAPTLCDLAGIDIEAIAPWTDGQSLLPLTQGGQRTAPVLIEYAAEGSYAPLVAIRDGRYKFVHCELDPPQLFDLEADPLERDDLADDPANASLVAAFMEKVRSRWDMAGFDAAVRESQARRWVVYPALRNGAYYPWDFQPLQKASERYMRNHMNLDNLEESKRYPRGE; encoded by the coding sequence GTGACAGCGAAGCGACCCAATTTCCTGATTATCATGGTCGACCAGCTCAACGGGACCTTTTTCCCGGACGGCCCGGCGGAATTTCTGCACACACCGCATCTGAAAGCGCTGGCCGCGCGTTCGGCGCGCTTCGCCAACAACTACACCGCCTCGCCCCTCTGCGCACCGGGCCGTGCCTCGTTCATGAGCGGCCAGTTGCCGTCACGCACCGGTGTCTATGACAATGCGGCGGAATTCACCTCGTCGATCCCGACCTTCGCCCATCATCTGCGTGCCGCCGGCTACTACACATGCCTGTCGGGCAAAATGCATTTCGTCGGACCGGATCAGTTGCATGGGTTCGAGGAGCGGCTGACCACCGACATCTATCCGGCGGATTTCGGCTGGACGCCGGACTACCGCAAACCCGGCGAGCGCATCGAGTGGTGGTATCACAATCTGGGTTCGGTGACCGGCGCCGGCGTCGCCGAAACCACCAACCAGATGGAGTATGACGACGAAGTCGTGTTCCTCGCGTCGCAGAAGCTCTATCAGCTTTCGCGCGAACAGGATGATGCGAGCCATCGGCCCTGGTGCCTTACCGTCTCGCTGTCGCATCCGCACGATCCCTATGTCGCGCGAAAGCAGTATTGGGATCTCTATGAGCATTGCCAAGCGCTGGACCCGGAAACCGGGTTCATCGCGCATGACGATCAGGACACCCATTCCCAGCGGCTGTACCACGCCAGCGACTATCCCTCTTTCGACATCACGCCCCAGCAGGTGCGTCGTTCGCGGCGCGGCTATTTCGCCAACATCTCCTATGTCGACGACAAGGTCGGCGAACTCCTGGACGTCCTCACGCGAACGCGCATGCTCGACGACACGATAATCCTGTTCTGTTCGGATCACGGCGACATGCTCGGCGAGCGGGGCCTGTGGTTCAAGATGAGCTTCTTCGAAGGCTCGGCGCGGGTGCCGTTGATGATTGCCGGCAAGGGCATTCGTGCCGGGCTGATCGAGGCGCCGGTCTCAAATCTCGACGTGGCACCAACGCTTTGTGACCTCGCCGGCATCGATATCGAGGCGATCGCGCCATGGACCGACGGCCAGTCGCTGCTGCCGCTCACCCAGGGCGGACAGCGCACGGCACCGGTATTGATCGAGTACGCCGCGGAAGGCTCCTATGCACCCTTGGTGGCAATCCGTGACGGCAGATACAAATTCGTCCATTGCGAACTCGATCCGCCGCAATTGTTCGATCTCGAGGCCGATCCGCTCGAGCGGGACGATCTCGCCGACGACCCTGCCAATGCGAGCCTGGTGGCGGCATTCATGGAAAAGGTGCGGTCGCGTTGGGACATGGCCGGCTTCGACGCCGCCGTGCGCGAGAGCCAGGCACGCCGCTGGGTCGTCTATCCGGCGCTGCGCAACGGCGCCTATTATCCCTGGGATTTCCAGCCGCTGCAGAAGGCGTCCGAGCGCTACATGCGCAATCACATGAACCTCGACAATCTCGAAGAGAGCAAAAGGTATCCGCGAGGCGAATGA
- a CDS encoding threonine/serine dehydratase, whose protein sequence is MMADLLVPSLDHLRKAYAVTSQATQVTPLLESAALAKETGAARVFIKPESLQWAGSFKVRGAYWRLKRLSPDEAKKGVVAYSSGNFAQGLAAAGQALGIPVTIVMPIDAPAAKRDATAGYGARVVLTDHGDRAREEVAAAKARGIAETEGLALLHPFDDPEIVAGQAGAGLEALDQLSAKDASADLLFCSVGGGGLIGGVSLAFHYLSPATEIIGVEPEGFNGMGSSLAHGSIETMPIGPKSICDGLMSRRPGDAPFAAVKTAGVRGITVDDQWVRGAMRIAFERMKLVLEPSGAASLAALLGGKVDVKGKTVLVVATGGNVSLADFITHMNDGRI, encoded by the coding sequence ATGATGGCAGACCTTCTCGTCCCTTCCCTCGATCATCTCAGAAAGGCCTATGCCGTCACCTCCCAGGCGACGCAGGTCACGCCATTGCTGGAATCGGCGGCGCTCGCCAAGGAAACCGGTGCGGCCCGCGTCTTCATCAAGCCGGAATCGCTGCAATGGGCCGGATCGTTCAAGGTTCGCGGCGCCTATTGGCGGCTGAAGCGGCTTTCGCCCGACGAGGCGAAGAAGGGCGTCGTCGCCTATTCCTCCGGCAATTTCGCGCAAGGGCTGGCCGCGGCCGGCCAGGCGCTCGGCATTCCGGTGACCATCGTCATGCCAATCGATGCGCCGGCCGCCAAGCGTGACGCCACCGCAGGCTACGGCGCGCGCGTCGTGCTGACCGATCACGGCGATCGGGCCCGCGAGGAAGTCGCCGCCGCCAAGGCGCGCGGGATCGCGGAGACCGAAGGCCTGGCCCTGCTGCATCCTTTCGACGATCCGGAGATCGTCGCCGGCCAGGCGGGCGCCGGCCTCGAAGCGCTCGATCAATTGTCCGCCAAGGACGCCAGCGCTGATCTTTTGTTTTGCTCGGTCGGCGGCGGTGGGCTGATCGGCGGCGTTTCGCTCGCCTTCCATTATCTGTCGCCGGCGACCGAGATCATCGGCGTCGAGCCCGAAGGCTTCAACGGCATGGGTTCCTCGCTGGCGCATGGCAGCATCGAGACCATGCCGATCGGCCCGAAATCGATCTGCGACGGGCTGATGTCACGACGGCCGGGCGACGCGCCGTTCGCGGCGGTCAAGACCGCGGGCGTTCGCGGCATCACCGTCGACGACCAGTGGGTGCGCGGCGCCATGCGGATCGCCTTCGAGCGGATGAAGCTGGTGCTTGAGCCGTCTGGCGCGGCATCACTCGCGGCACTGCTCGGCGGCAAGGTCGATGTGAAGGGCAAGACCGTCCTTGTGGTTGCAACCGGCGGCAACGTTTCGCTCGCCGATTTCATCACGCATATGAACGATGGGCGCATTTGA
- the betA gene encoding choline dehydrogenase, with product MLEADFVIIGSGSAGSAMAYRLSEDGKHSVIVVEFGGTDLGPLIQMPSALSIPLNMSLYDWGFASEPEPHLGGRVLATPRGKVIGGSSSINGMVYVRGHARDFDHWAEQGAAGWAFADVLPYFKRMEDSNGGEDGWRGHGGPLHVQRGSRRNPLYGAFVEAGRQAGFELTDDYNGAKQEGFGPMEQTILGGRRWSAASAYLKPALRRKNVSLVKGFARRVIIENQRAIGVEIEAHKQIQVVKARREVIVAASSINSPKILMLSGIGPGGHLRENGIAVVADRPGVGGNLQDHLELYIQQEATKPITLNSVLNPFSKAMIGAQWLFFKSGLGATNHFEAAAFVRSQAGVDYPDIQYHFIPAAVRYDGKAAAKSHGFQAHVGPMRSKSRGSVTLRSPDPKAKPVIRFNYMSHPDDWAEFRHCIRLTREIFGQSAFDAYRGQELSPGSHVQSDDDLDVFIRDHAESAYHPCGTCRMGRADDQSSVVDPECRVIGVDGLRVADSSIFPRVTNGNLNAPSIMTGEKASDHILGRTPLAPSNQEPWINPRWQASDR from the coding sequence ATGCTTGAAGCGGATTTCGTCATCATCGGCTCCGGCTCCGCCGGCTCGGCCATGGCCTATCGCCTGTCTGAAGACGGCAAGCATTCGGTCATCGTCGTCGAATTCGGCGGCACCGATCTCGGACCTCTGATCCAGATGCCGTCGGCACTGTCGATCCCGCTCAACATGAGCCTCTACGACTGGGGCTTCGCCAGCGAGCCGGAGCCGCATCTGGGCGGCCGCGTGCTGGCGACGCCGCGCGGCAAGGTGATCGGCGGCTCATCCTCGATCAACGGCATGGTCTATGTGCGCGGCCACGCCCGCGACTTCGACCATTGGGCAGAACAGGGCGCCGCCGGCTGGGCCTTCGCCGACGTGCTGCCCTACTTCAAGCGCATGGAGGATTCGAACGGCGGCGAGGATGGCTGGCGCGGGCACGGCGGCCCGCTGCATGTGCAGCGAGGCTCGCGCCGCAATCCGCTCTATGGCGCCTTCGTCGAAGCGGGCCGCCAGGCAGGGTTTGAACTGACCGACGACTACAATGGCGCCAAGCAGGAAGGCTTCGGCCCGATGGAGCAGACCATTCTGGGTGGCCGCCGCTGGTCGGCGGCATCAGCCTATCTGAAGCCGGCGCTCAGGCGCAAAAACGTGAGTCTCGTCAAAGGCTTTGCGCGCCGGGTGATCATCGAGAATCAACGCGCCATCGGCGTCGAGATCGAAGCTCACAAACAGATTCAGGTCGTTAAGGCGCGACGTGAAGTGATCGTCGCGGCATCGTCGATCAATTCGCCAAAGATCCTGATGCTGTCCGGTATCGGGCCGGGCGGGCATTTGCGCGAAAACGGCATCGCCGTCGTGGCCGACCGGCCCGGCGTCGGCGGCAACCTGCAGGATCATCTGGAGCTCTACATCCAGCAGGAAGCGACCAAACCGATCACGCTGAATTCAGTGCTGAACCCGTTCTCCAAGGCGATGATCGGGGCGCAATGGCTGTTCTTCAAATCGGGCCTTGGCGCCACCAATCATTTCGAGGCCGCCGCCTTCGTGCGCTCGCAGGCAGGCGTCGACTATCCCGACATTCAGTACCACTTCATCCCGGCGGCGGTTCGCTACGACGGCAAGGCGGCGGCGAAGTCGCACGGCTTCCAGGCGCATGTCGGGCCGATGCGCTCGAAGTCGCGCGGCTCGGTGACGCTGCGCTCGCCCGATCCGAAAGCGAAGCCGGTCATCCGCTTCAACTACATGTCGCATCCGGACGACTGGGCGGAGTTCCGCCACTGCATCCGCCTGACCCGCGAAATCTTCGGCCAGTCGGCCTTCGATGCCTATCGCGGACAGGAACTCTCGCCGGGCAGCCATGTCCAGTCGGACGACGATCTCGATGTGTTCATTCGCGACCATGCCGAAAGCGCCTACCACCCCTGCGGCACCTGCCGAATGGGCCGCGCCGATGATCAATCGAGCGTGGTCGATCCGGAATGCCGGGTCATCGGGGTCGACGGATTGCGGGTCGCCGACTCCTCGATCTTCCCGCGCGTGACCAACGGCAACCTCAACGCGCCGTCGATCATGACCGGCGAGAAGGCATCCGATCACATCCTTGGCCGCACACCGCTCGCGCCGTCCAACCAGGAACCGTGGATCAATCCGCGCTGGCAGGCGTCTGACAGATAG
- the betB gene encoding betaine-aldehyde dehydrogenase has translation MRAQPTASHYVNGRYIEDEGGAPLPVIYPATGETIAMLRSATPNVLELAIEAARAAQPAWARLKPVERGRVLRRAADILRARNADLARIETLDTGKAIQETLVADAPSAADCLEYFAGAVAVFNGEAVDLGGPFAYTRREALGVCVGIGAWNYPIQIAGWKSAPALAMGNAMVFKPSENTPLSALALAEIYSEAGLPDGLFNVVQGYGDVGAGLVGHDVVAKVSVTGSVPTGRKVLSLAGSKMKHATMELGGKSPLIVFDDADLENAIGGAMLGNFYSAGQICSNGTRVFVQSGIHDRFVERLVERTKKIRIGDPLDPETQMGPLVSKSQHEKVVGYIAAGKQDGATLACGGNVPSLQGFQGGFFVEPTVFTGVTDTMRIAREEIFGPVMSVLKFDGEDEVIERANDTEFGLAAGVFTRDLPRAHRVIAELQAGTCWINAYNLTPVEIPFGGVKQSGIGRENSLAALALYSQLKSIYVETGDVASPY, from the coding sequence ATGCGCGCCCAGCCCACGGCTTCGCACTATGTCAACGGACGCTATATCGAGGACGAAGGCGGCGCGCCGCTACCGGTCATCTATCCCGCCACGGGCGAGACCATCGCCATGTTGCGTTCGGCGACGCCGAACGTGCTGGAACTCGCCATCGAGGCCGCACGCGCCGCACAGCCGGCCTGGGCGCGACTTAAACCGGTCGAGCGCGGCCGCGTCCTACGCCGTGCCGCAGACATCTTGCGCGCCCGCAACGCCGATCTTGCCCGCATCGAGACGCTCGACACCGGCAAGGCGATCCAGGAGACGCTGGTGGCGGACGCCCCTTCGGCAGCCGATTGCCTCGAATATTTCGCCGGCGCGGTCGCCGTCTTCAACGGCGAAGCTGTCGACCTCGGCGGGCCCTTCGCCTACACGCGCCGCGAGGCGCTTGGCGTCTGCGTCGGCATCGGCGCGTGGAATTATCCGATCCAGATCGCCGGCTGGAAATCGGCGCCGGCGCTCGCCATGGGCAACGCCATGGTCTTCAAGCCATCGGAGAACACGCCGCTTTCGGCGCTGGCGCTGGCCGAGATCTACTCGGAAGCCGGCCTGCCCGACGGACTGTTCAACGTCGTGCAAGGCTATGGCGATGTCGGCGCCGGGCTTGTCGGCCATGATGTCGTCGCCAAGGTCTCGGTGACCGGCTCGGTGCCGACCGGGCGCAAGGTGCTGTCGCTGGCGGGGTCCAAGATGAAGCACGCGACGATGGAACTCGGCGGCAAGTCGCCGCTGATCGTCTTCGACGATGCCGATCTCGAAAATGCCATTGGCGGCGCCATGCTCGGCAACTTCTATTCGGCCGGCCAGATCTGTTCCAACGGCACGCGCGTCTTCGTCCAGAGCGGGATTCACGACCGCTTTGTCGAGCGGCTGGTCGAACGGACCAAGAAAATCCGCATTGGCGATCCGCTCGATCCGGAAACGCAGATGGGGCCATTGGTCTCCAAGTCACAGCACGAGAAGGTCGTCGGCTATATCGCGGCCGGCAAGCAGGATGGGGCGACGCTGGCCTGTGGCGGCAATGTGCCGTCGCTGCAGGGCTTCCAGGGCGGCTTCTTCGTCGAGCCGACGGTGTTCACCGGCGTCACCGACACGATGCGGATCGCCCGCGAGGAGATTTTCGGCCCGGTCATGAGCGTGCTGAAATTCGATGGCGAGGACGAGGTGATCGAGCGCGCCAACGACACCGAGTTCGGCCTTGCCGCCGGCGTCTTCACACGCGACCTGCCGCGCGCCCACCGCGTCATCGCCGAGTTGCAGGCTGGGACCTGCTGGATCAACGCCTACAATCTGACGCCGGTGGAAATCCCCTTCGGCGGCGTCAAGCAATCCGGCATCGGCCGCGAGAACTCCCTGGCGGCACTGGCGCTCTATTCGCAGCTGAAGTCGATCTATGTCGAGACCGGGGACGTCGCCAGTCCGTACTGA